In one window of Arachis ipaensis cultivar K30076 chromosome B06, Araip1.1, whole genome shotgun sequence DNA:
- the LOC107646706 gene encoding protein FAR1-RELATED SEQUENCE 5-like, which produces MKKTQFKLGGYARYGELSAMMNHIVYNSPSSESFEVDWAAFIKEFALGQNRWLADLYVNRRKWVPIFFKSEFWAGMRSTQRSESMHAFYGGYLHCKSGLVQFVHEYDNVLENKEQKELEDDAADSKGVIPCIGSTGIERQFQQEYTSNMFRTLQLEVRKKTDCVVRSTEQKGDTISIKVDEQKVFWGKPVYHTFIVQFDPLSRKSRCGCNKFESVGILCCHILAIWSYYRVDTVPSCYVLPRWSKNVIRKHTYIKSSHDVARSNESHNLFRNLCSEFYNVAQEFVACEEEAAILRAALLDAKSKLTDHRASMRSSTLDGTQNRMPTRSTCDVILHDIQGPSRVKTKGRPKGKRLGAELDKSIKKSMENRKRKSQPDVVDPRTDNDCHGSVDNRVEDSTIWNSADGGGFMDLLNSFRHL; this is translated from the exons ATGAAGAAAACTCAATTCAAGCTTGGTGGCTACGCTAGGTACGGGGAGTTGAGTGCAATGATGAATCACATTGTGTATAACTCTCCTTCGAGTGAATCGTTTGAAGTTGATTGGGCTGCTTTCATCAAAGAATTTGCGTTAGGTCAGAACAGATGGTTAGCAG ATCTTTATGTGAATCGACGTAAGTGGGTGCCAATATTCTTCAAGAGTGAATTTTGGGCCGGCATGAGGAGCACACAGCGGAGTGAAAGTATGCACGCATTCTACGGTGGATACCTTCATTGCAAGAGTGGATTGGTTCAGTTCGTCCATGAATATGATAACGTACTTGAAAACAAGGAGCAAAAAGAGCTTGAAGATGATGCTGCGGACTCGAAAGGAGTCATCCCATGTATAGGGAGCACAGGCATTGAGCGACAGTTTCAACAGGAATATACGAGTAATATGTTCCGGACCCTTCAGTTGGAGGTAAGGAAAAAAACCGATTGTGTGGTTCGATCAACTGAACAAAAGGGAGATACAATTTCTATTAAAGTGGATGAGCAGAAGGTATTTTGGGGGAAGCCTGTCTACCATACTTTCATAGTACAGTTTGACCCTTTGAGTCGAAAGAGTCGGTGCGGGTGCAACAAATTTGAATCCGTTGGTATATTGTGTTGCCATATCCTTGCGATCTGGTCATACTATAGAGTTGACACAGTACCTAGCTGCTATGTTCTTCCTCGATGGAGTAAGAATGTCATCCGCAAGCACACTTACATTAAGAGTAGCCATGACGTGGCTCGAAGTAATGAAAGCCACAATTTGTTTAGGAATCTGTGTTCGGAGTTCTATAACGTTGCTCAGGAGTTTGTTGCTTGTGAAGAGGAAGCAGCCATCTTGCGAGCTGCCCTTTTGGATGCAAAGTCCAAGCTGACTGATCATCGTGCTAGCATGCGTTCCTCCACTCTTGATGGGACTCAGAATAGGATGCCCACACGGAGCACATGTGATGTTATTTTACATGACATACAGGGACCTTCAAGGGTGAAAACCAAAGGACGGCCTAAGGGTAAGAGACTTGGAGCAGAGTTGGACAAGTCAAttaagaagtcaatggaaaatagGAAGAGGAAATCACAACCG GATGTTGTTGACCCTCGGACAGATAATGATTGCCACGGTTCTGTAGACAACAGAGTTGAGGATTCTACTATATGGAATTCAGCAGATGGTGGCGGATTCATGGACCTGTTGAACTCTTTTAGGCATTTATAG
- the LOC107646707 gene encoding protein FAR1-RELATED SEQUENCE 5-like, which yields MRKDAKIPINQSLHCTREGYRESRVKAATRSNRITATRCKARMYVMLDREKECWVVSKVELRHSHPCSADKAVHYHEYRELTMHAKCVITDNDEAGIRPNKTYLALTNEVGGSSNLSFSENDVRNYITSNLRCSDDNADFNGMMNYFVRMKEINPNFFYAIDVDDANKFRNALWVDARCRASYEYYGDVVSFNTTYRRNRHGLPFASFVGVNHHGKSTLLGCALLGNEEIPSFEWVFTQWVRCIGTAPKGIITDQCKVMAGAIRKVLPDTVHRWCI from the exons ATGCGGAAGGATGCAAAGATACCCATTAATCAGTCTCTTCACTGCACTCGGGAGGGTTATCGAGAATCTCGTGTTAAGGCAGCAACTAGGTCAAATAGAATAACAGCCACGAGATGCAAAGCAAGAATGTATGTCATGCTGGACAGGGAGAAGGAATGTTGGGTTGTGTCCAAGGTAGAATTGAGGCATTCTCACCCCTGTTCGGCTGATAAAGCTGTCCACTATCATGAGTACCGGGAGCTGACCATGCATGCCAAGTGCGTCATTACGGATAACGATGAGGCTGGCATAAGACCCAACAAGACGTATCTAGCACTTACAAACGAAGTTGGTGGGTCTTCAAACCTGAGTTTCTCAGAAAATGATGTCAGAAATTACATTACAAGCAATCTCCGATGCTCCGATGACAATGCGGACTTCAATGGGATGATGAATTATTTCGTTCGAATGAAGGAAATCAATCCCAACTTCTTTTATGCCATAGATGTTGACGATGCTAATAAATTTAGGAACGCactctgggtagatgcaaggtgcAGGGCTTCGTATGAATATTACGGAGATGTGGTGTCGTTCAATACCACGTACAGGAGAAACAG GCATGGTCTACCGTTTGCTTCTTTTGTCGGTGTAAACCACCATGGGAAGTCAACCCTTCTTGGCTGTGCTTTACTTGGCAATGAGGAGATCCCTAGTTTTGAGTGGGTGTTCACACAGTGGGTGAGATGCATTGGGACTGCGCCAAAGGGTATCATTACTGACCAGTGCAAGGTGATGGCTGGTGCTATAAGGAAAGTCCTACCTGATACTGTCCACAGATGGTGCATTTGA
- the LOC107647864 gene encoding receptor-like serine/threonine-protein kinase ALE2 isoform X1, whose protein sequence is MLFLLALLAAAASTMIAAGRLAGILLLSSPDDASHRFRVRRERMPASVFFLLVLLNLLLSCSVREFARHYTVTACNGVKSVSVSVSYVSSERAKTWLVKPSSGPSTSPGPAAPVPAPSPSYQGPIVHPSPKHRYHHHHHRSVKPYPVAPPPSKDQGCDQICTDPLTSTPFGSPCGCVFPMKVRLTLGVAPYAVFPVMNELEIEVALGTYLEQSQVKIMGASADSENQGRTVVDINLVPLGEKFDNTTAALTYERFWHKKVPLNRSLFGDYDVLYIAYPGISSSPPYAYGTIAGDAPMESVTGSLPVSANFVNKNQRMNLRTIIIIASSSFVLLLVLVGAVSIILKCQKIRRPSSAVGPAFTSSLNKRSGLGSMLSSSITSSTSVSLMSTMAASILSVRTFSLSELEKATDKFSSKRVLGEGGFGRVYSGTLEDGAEVAVKLLTRDNQNGDREFIAEVEMLSRLHHRNLVKLLGICIEGRRRCLVYELVHNGSVESHLHGVDKKKGPLDWEARMKIALGAARGLAYLHEDSNPRVIHRDFKASNVLLEDDFTPKVSDFGLAREATEGSQHISTRVMGTFGYVAPEYAMTGHLLVKSDVYSYGVVLLELLTGRKPVDMSQPQGQENLVTWARPLLASREGLEQLVDPSLAGSYDFDDMAKVAAIASMCVHPEVTQRPFMGEVVQALKLIYNDADETCGDYCSQKDSSVQDSDFRGDLAPSDSSWWNAGGLTPRLTYGQASSFITMEYSSGPLDDMENRPFSTSSLIGDEMSLPIKHGNRSGPLRTVRSKLSLHRFTGSRSEHGGPSSKHHWNDGYWA, encoded by the exons ATGCTCTTCCTTCTGGCTCTGCTTGCTGCTGCGGCGTCCACCATGATCGCCGCCGGCCGTCTCGCCGGAATTCTGCTGCTTTCTTCTCCTGACGATGCTTCTCACCGCTTTCGAGTTCGCCGAGAGAGAATGCCGGCGTCAGTTTTCTTCCTCCTCGTTCTTCTCAACTTGCTACTATCTTGCTCAG TAAGAGAATTTGCCAGGCATTATACTGTTACGGCTTGTAATGGAG TGAAGTCGGTTTCTGTGAGTGTTTCATATGTCTCATCAGAACGAGCTAAAACTTGGTTAGTTAAACCTTCTTCTGGACCATCTACTTCACCTGGACCTGCTGCACCTGTACCTGCACCATCTCCATCATATCAAG GTCCTATTGTGCATCCAAGTCCAAAACATCgctatcatcatcatcaccatcgtAGCGTAAAACCTTATCCAGTCGCTCCACCCCCTTCTAAAGACCAAG GTTGCGACCAAATCTGTACGGATCCACTCACATCAACACCTTTTGGGTCACCTTGTGGTTGTGTATTTCCCATGAAAGTCAGACTCACGCTGGGTGTAGCTCCTTATGCTGTCTTTCCAGTAATGAATGAATTAGAGATTGAAGTTGCATTAGGCACATACTTAGAGCAGAGTCAGGTGAAGATAATGGGTGCTAGTGCTGATAGTGAGAATCAGGGAAGAACTGTAGTTGATATAAACTTGGTTCCATTGGGAGAGAAATTTGACAATACTACTGCAGCTCTGACATATGAGAGGTTCTGGCACAAGAAAGTCCCACTAAATAGAAGCCTTTTTGGTGATTATGATGTTTTGTACATTGCCTATCCAG GAATTTCTTCATCGCCACCATATGCATATGGAACCATAGCTGGGGATGCTCCTATGGAAAGTGTAACTGGTAGTCTACCAGTCTCTGCCAACTTTGTCAACAAGAATCAGAGAATGAATCTCCGAACCATAATCATCATTGCTTCGTCTTCCTTTGTACTTTTATTGGTTTTGGTTGGAGCAGTTTCTATCATTTTGAAATGTCAGAAGATTAGGAGGCCATCGAGTGCCGTAGGCCCTGCATTCACTTCATCTCTAAACAAGAGATCTG GCTTGGGTTCTATGTTGTCAAGCAGTATTACAAGCTCGACATCAGTGTCCCTTATGTCCACAATGGCTGCTTCCATTCTCTCTGTTAGAACATTTTCGCTTTCTGAGCTCGAGAAAGCTACAGATAAGTTTAGTTCAAAGAGAGTATTAGGAGAAGGAGGATTTGGACGAGTTTACAGTGGGACATTGGAAGATGGGGCTGAAGTTGCAGTTAAGCTGCTGACTAGAGATAATCAGAATGGAGATCGTGAATTTATTGCAGAAGTTGAAATGCTTAGCCGATTGCATCACCGGAATCTTGTTAAACTACTTGGTATATGTATCGAAGGGCGCCGACGTTGCTTGGTGTATGAGCTTGTTCACAATGGCAGTGTTGAGTCACATTTGCATG GTGTTGACAAGAAAAAGGGACCTCTAGATTGGGAAGCACGAATGAAAATTGCACTTGGAGCAGCAAGAGGTTTGGCATATCTTCATGAGGATTCTAATCCTCGTGTAATTCATCGAGATTTTAAAGCTAGCAATGTGCTACTAGAAGATGACTTTACCCCGAAGGTTTCTGATTTTGGATTGGCACGAGAAGCAACTGAAGGAAGTCAGCATATTTCTACAAGGGTGATGGGAACTTTTGG GTACGTTGCCCCAGAATATGCGATGACAGGTCATTTACTCGTTAAAAGTGATGTTTATAGTTATGGTGTTGTGCTGCTTGAACTTCTTACTGGCAGAAAGCCAGTGGACATGTCTCAACCTCAGGGACAGGAGAATCTAGTAACTTGGGCAAGACCATTGTTGGCGAGCAGGGAAGGTTTAGAACAGCTAGTGGATCCATCTTTGGCTGGAAGTTACGACTTTGATGACATGGCAAAGGTTGCTGCTATCGCCTCCATGTGCGTTCACCCAGAGGTCACACAGAGACCCTTCATGGGTGAAGTCGTGCAGGCTCTTAAGTTAATATACAATGATGCAGACGAGACTTGCGGAGATTACTGCAGTCAGAAGGACTCCTCCGTACAGGATTCTGATTTCAGAGGCGATCTCGCCCCTTCCGATAGCAGTTGGTGGAATGCCGGAGGGTTAACCCCTCGATTAACTTATGGGCAAGCATCATCTTTCATCACCATGGAGTACAGTTCTGGTCCACTTGATGATATGGAAAACAGACCGTTTTCGACTTCAAGCTTGATCGGAGATGAGATGTCTTTACCGATTAAGCATGGGAACAGATCAGGTCCGTTGAGAACAGTCCGAAGTAAGTTATCATTGCATAGATTTACAGGAAGCCGGAGTGAACATGGGGGACCTTCTTCCAAGCACCATTGGAACGATGGTTACTGGGCTTAA
- the LOC107647864 gene encoding receptor-like serine/threonine-protein kinase ALE2 isoform X2 — protein MLFLLALLAAAASTMIAAGRLAGILLLSSPDDASHRFRVRRERMPASVFFLLVLLNLLLSCSVREFARHYTVTACNGVKSVSVSVSYVSSERAKTWLVKPSSGPSTSPGPAAPVPAPSPSYQGCDQICTDPLTSTPFGSPCGCVFPMKVRLTLGVAPYAVFPVMNELEIEVALGTYLEQSQVKIMGASADSENQGRTVVDINLVPLGEKFDNTTAALTYERFWHKKVPLNRSLFGDYDVLYIAYPGISSSPPYAYGTIAGDAPMESVTGSLPVSANFVNKNQRMNLRTIIIIASSSFVLLLVLVGAVSIILKCQKIRRPSSAVGPAFTSSLNKRSGLGSMLSSSITSSTSVSLMSTMAASILSVRTFSLSELEKATDKFSSKRVLGEGGFGRVYSGTLEDGAEVAVKLLTRDNQNGDREFIAEVEMLSRLHHRNLVKLLGICIEGRRRCLVYELVHNGSVESHLHGVDKKKGPLDWEARMKIALGAARGLAYLHEDSNPRVIHRDFKASNVLLEDDFTPKVSDFGLAREATEGSQHISTRVMGTFGYVAPEYAMTGHLLVKSDVYSYGVVLLELLTGRKPVDMSQPQGQENLVTWARPLLASREGLEQLVDPSLAGSYDFDDMAKVAAIASMCVHPEVTQRPFMGEVVQALKLIYNDADETCGDYCSQKDSSVQDSDFRGDLAPSDSSWWNAGGLTPRLTYGQASSFITMEYSSGPLDDMENRPFSTSSLIGDEMSLPIKHGNRSGPLRTVRSKLSLHRFTGSRSEHGGPSSKHHWNDGYWA, from the exons ATGCTCTTCCTTCTGGCTCTGCTTGCTGCTGCGGCGTCCACCATGATCGCCGCCGGCCGTCTCGCCGGAATTCTGCTGCTTTCTTCTCCTGACGATGCTTCTCACCGCTTTCGAGTTCGCCGAGAGAGAATGCCGGCGTCAGTTTTCTTCCTCCTCGTTCTTCTCAACTTGCTACTATCTTGCTCAG TAAGAGAATTTGCCAGGCATTATACTGTTACGGCTTGTAATGGAG TGAAGTCGGTTTCTGTGAGTGTTTCATATGTCTCATCAGAACGAGCTAAAACTTGGTTAGTTAAACCTTCTTCTGGACCATCTACTTCACCTGGACCTGCTGCACCTGTACCTGCACCATCTCCATCATATCAAG GTTGCGACCAAATCTGTACGGATCCACTCACATCAACACCTTTTGGGTCACCTTGTGGTTGTGTATTTCCCATGAAAGTCAGACTCACGCTGGGTGTAGCTCCTTATGCTGTCTTTCCAGTAATGAATGAATTAGAGATTGAAGTTGCATTAGGCACATACTTAGAGCAGAGTCAGGTGAAGATAATGGGTGCTAGTGCTGATAGTGAGAATCAGGGAAGAACTGTAGTTGATATAAACTTGGTTCCATTGGGAGAGAAATTTGACAATACTACTGCAGCTCTGACATATGAGAGGTTCTGGCACAAGAAAGTCCCACTAAATAGAAGCCTTTTTGGTGATTATGATGTTTTGTACATTGCCTATCCAG GAATTTCTTCATCGCCACCATATGCATATGGAACCATAGCTGGGGATGCTCCTATGGAAAGTGTAACTGGTAGTCTACCAGTCTCTGCCAACTTTGTCAACAAGAATCAGAGAATGAATCTCCGAACCATAATCATCATTGCTTCGTCTTCCTTTGTACTTTTATTGGTTTTGGTTGGAGCAGTTTCTATCATTTTGAAATGTCAGAAGATTAGGAGGCCATCGAGTGCCGTAGGCCCTGCATTCACTTCATCTCTAAACAAGAGATCTG GCTTGGGTTCTATGTTGTCAAGCAGTATTACAAGCTCGACATCAGTGTCCCTTATGTCCACAATGGCTGCTTCCATTCTCTCTGTTAGAACATTTTCGCTTTCTGAGCTCGAGAAAGCTACAGATAAGTTTAGTTCAAAGAGAGTATTAGGAGAAGGAGGATTTGGACGAGTTTACAGTGGGACATTGGAAGATGGGGCTGAAGTTGCAGTTAAGCTGCTGACTAGAGATAATCAGAATGGAGATCGTGAATTTATTGCAGAAGTTGAAATGCTTAGCCGATTGCATCACCGGAATCTTGTTAAACTACTTGGTATATGTATCGAAGGGCGCCGACGTTGCTTGGTGTATGAGCTTGTTCACAATGGCAGTGTTGAGTCACATTTGCATG GTGTTGACAAGAAAAAGGGACCTCTAGATTGGGAAGCACGAATGAAAATTGCACTTGGAGCAGCAAGAGGTTTGGCATATCTTCATGAGGATTCTAATCCTCGTGTAATTCATCGAGATTTTAAAGCTAGCAATGTGCTACTAGAAGATGACTTTACCCCGAAGGTTTCTGATTTTGGATTGGCACGAGAAGCAACTGAAGGAAGTCAGCATATTTCTACAAGGGTGATGGGAACTTTTGG GTACGTTGCCCCAGAATATGCGATGACAGGTCATTTACTCGTTAAAAGTGATGTTTATAGTTATGGTGTTGTGCTGCTTGAACTTCTTACTGGCAGAAAGCCAGTGGACATGTCTCAACCTCAGGGACAGGAGAATCTAGTAACTTGGGCAAGACCATTGTTGGCGAGCAGGGAAGGTTTAGAACAGCTAGTGGATCCATCTTTGGCTGGAAGTTACGACTTTGATGACATGGCAAAGGTTGCTGCTATCGCCTCCATGTGCGTTCACCCAGAGGTCACACAGAGACCCTTCATGGGTGAAGTCGTGCAGGCTCTTAAGTTAATATACAATGATGCAGACGAGACTTGCGGAGATTACTGCAGTCAGAAGGACTCCTCCGTACAGGATTCTGATTTCAGAGGCGATCTCGCCCCTTCCGATAGCAGTTGGTGGAATGCCGGAGGGTTAACCCCTCGATTAACTTATGGGCAAGCATCATCTTTCATCACCATGGAGTACAGTTCTGGTCCACTTGATGATATGGAAAACAGACCGTTTTCGACTTCAAGCTTGATCGGAGATGAGATGTCTTTACCGATTAAGCATGGGAACAGATCAGGTCCGTTGAGAACAGTCCGAAGTAAGTTATCATTGCATAGATTTACAGGAAGCCGGAGTGAACATGGGGGACCTTCTTCCAAGCACCATTGGAACGATGGTTACTGGGCTTAA